The Pontiella agarivorans genome includes a window with the following:
- a CDS encoding arylsulfatase, protein MKRCFIVGLVWFAVLQVLAAKPNVIFILADDLGYGDLSCYGQTKFETPNIDALAKRGMRFTNHYSGSTVCAPSRCSLLTGYHMGHAAVRGNAELVPEGQQPMPADTYTVAHHFKKAGYKTGVFGKWGLGMAGSTSDPKSMGFDRFYGYNCQRMAHCYYPAWLWSDNEREFLWGNVGSFSKDYAPDLIHDEALKFMRAHKDEPFFMYYAAVQPHADMIAPEEYMEKHRGKYLPELNYEEDYYRGQPEGHAAFAAMVNVLDDYVGDVMAELKKLGLADNTLVIFTSDNGAHEEGGADPEYFDSNGIFKGFKRDLYEGGIHVPFIAAWPGRIQEGVVNDHLSTFWDFLPTVADLTGVPLDEKVDGQSYLPTLLGKPGQQEHDWLYWEFTMKGGRKAIRKGKWKGVIYDINKHSDAALELYDLEKDPGETRNLAKEYPEVVDELNMLIQKSRKPSHLDKWNFN, encoded by the coding sequence ATGAAGAGATGTTTTATAGTCGGGCTGGTTTGGTTTGCAGTTTTGCAGGTTCTGGCTGCTAAACCGAATGTGATTTTTATTCTGGCGGATGATTTGGGCTATGGGGATCTGAGTTGTTATGGCCAGACGAAGTTTGAAACGCCGAATATTGATGCGCTGGCGAAAAGGGGTATGCGGTTTACCAATCATTATTCTGGGTCGACGGTTTGCGCGCCGTCGCGCTGTTCGTTGCTGACGGGGTATCATATGGGTCACGCGGCTGTTCGCGGAAATGCGGAGCTTGTTCCGGAGGGGCAGCAGCCGATGCCGGCGGATACGTATACGGTGGCGCATCATTTTAAGAAGGCGGGCTATAAAACGGGGGTGTTCGGAAAATGGGGGCTGGGTATGGCCGGGTCGACGAGTGATCCGAAGAGCATGGGTTTTGACCGGTTTTACGGCTATAACTGTCAGCGTATGGCGCACTGTTATTATCCGGCCTGGCTATGGAGCGATAATGAGCGGGAATTCCTGTGGGGCAATGTGGGTTCGTTTAGCAAGGATTATGCTCCGGATCTTATTCATGATGAAGCGCTGAAGTTTATGCGGGCCCATAAAGATGAGCCGTTTTTTATGTATTATGCTGCTGTACAGCCGCATGCTGATATGATTGCTCCGGAAGAGTATATGGAGAAACACCGGGGAAAATATCTGCCAGAGCTGAATTATGAAGAGGATTATTATAGGGGCCAGCCGGAGGGTCATGCGGCTTTTGCGGCGATGGTGAATGTGCTCGATGATTATGTCGGGGATGTGATGGCGGAGCTGAAGAAACTGGGGTTGGCGGATAATACACTGGTGATTTTTACGTCGGATAACGGTGCGCATGAAGAGGGGGGTGCTGATCCGGAATATTTTGATTCCAACGGGATTTTCAAGGGGTTCAAGCGGGATCTGTATGAAGGTGGAATTCATGTGCCGTTTATTGCTGCTTGGCCCGGAAGGATTCAGGAGGGCGTTGTGAATGATCATCTGTCGACTTTCTGGGATTTTCTGCCGACTGTGGCGGATTTGACCGGTGTGCCGCTGGATGAAAAGGTGGATGGTCAATCCTATCTGCCAACCTTGCTGGGGAAACCGGGTCAGCAGGAACATGATTGGCTCTATTGGGAATTTACGATGAAGGGGGGGCGGAAAGCGATCCGTAAAGGAAAGTGGAAGGGTGTTATTTATGATATAAATAAACATTCGGATGCCGCGCTGGAGCTGTATGACCTGGAAAAGGATCCTGGCGAAACACGGAATCTTGCCAAAGAGTATCCGGAAGTGGTGGATGAACTGAACATGCTGATTCAGAAGAGCCGGAAGCCGTCGCATCTGGATAAGTGGAATTTTAATTAA
- a CDS encoding sulfatase-like hydrolase/transferase, whose translation MKKRIVILSLLAGITVLAEKKPNIVVLLADDMGYGELGCYGQEIIKTPTIDALAEQGVRFTDFYAGCSVCSPSRGVLMTGIHAGKATIRGNKAFVTVGGKWDRIALKKSEVTLAEMLKGAGYQTAFVGKWHLGIPEDVSTWACNRGFDFAVQEQWGPKPGGGVYDERYHLKNGNTEEIFHDYTKWSCLDEFRTEIALDYLDSEYDKEKPLFLFMSYRSPHAHEFFLSEYDNYKDEMRDGYRWPEIERRHASRISMLDQQIKRLLDKLEAMGELENTFILFASDNGPTVENHHDRFFFQSSGGLKGYKRDMYEGGVRVPGIAVWPAKGLKGKVTDHQATFYDVMPTFAEIAGIQPPEQTDGISFLPEVLGKEQPKHDHIYFEIIESPHDKAFRQATRMGKWKAVRYGVSGKVELYDLEKDLYETRNVAGEYPEILMRMKKILETESTTTPHYPMAGQPIKN comes from the coding sequence ATGAAAAAACGGATAGTGATTCTTTCTTTGCTGGCAGGGATAACTGTGCTGGCGGAGAAAAAACCGAATATTGTAGTTCTGCTGGCTGATGACATGGGCTATGGGGAATTGGGATGCTACGGACAGGAAATCATTAAAACGCCGACGATTGATGCGTTGGCCGAGCAGGGGGTGCGTTTTACTGATTTCTATGCGGGGTGCTCTGTGTGTTCGCCATCGCGCGGGGTTTTGATGACCGGGATTCATGCCGGGAAGGCTACAATCCGGGGCAACAAAGCCTTTGTGACCGTTGGTGGAAAGTGGGACCGCATTGCGCTGAAAAAATCGGAAGTCACGCTGGCAGAAATGCTGAAGGGCGCGGGGTATCAGACGGCGTTTGTCGGAAAATGGCATTTGGGCATTCCGGAGGATGTTTCGACCTGGGCCTGTAACCGCGGTTTTGATTTTGCGGTGCAGGAGCAGTGGGGGCCTAAGCCGGGTGGCGGCGTCTATGATGAGCGTTATCATTTGAAAAACGGCAATACGGAAGAGATTTTCCATGATTACACAAAGTGGAGTTGCCTGGATGAATTCCGCACGGAGATTGCGCTCGATTATCTGGATTCTGAGTATGACAAAGAAAAGCCGCTGTTTCTTTTCATGTCTTATCGCAGTCCGCATGCGCATGAGTTTTTCCTGAGTGAATATGACAATTATAAGGATGAGATGCGTGATGGGTATCGCTGGCCTGAGATTGAACGGCGGCATGCCTCGCGTATTTCGATGCTGGATCAGCAGATTAAACGGCTGCTGGATAAACTTGAGGCCATGGGCGAACTGGAAAATACCTTTATTCTGTTTGCTTCGGATAACGGACCGACGGTGGAAAATCATCATGACCGGTTTTTCTTCCAGAGTTCGGGGGGGCTGAAGGGATATAAGCGTGATATGTATGAAGGGGGTGTGCGTGTTCCTGGGATTGCGGTGTGGCCGGCGAAGGGCTTGAAGGGCAAAGTGACGGATCATCAGGCCACGTTTTATGATGTGATGCCGACCTTCGCCGAAATTGCGGGCATTCAGCCGCCGGAGCAGACCGATGGTATTTCGTTCCTTCCGGAAGTGCTCGGCAAGGAACAGCCGAAACATGATCATATCTATTTTGAAATTATTGAAAGCCCTCATGATAAAGCATTCCGTCAGGCGACCCGGATGGGTAAGTGGAAGGCGGTGCGTTATGGGGTTTCTGGAAAAGTGGAGCTGTATGATCTCGAAAAGGATCTTTATGAAACCAGAAATGTGGCCGGTGAATATCCTGAAATTCTGATGCGCATGAAGAAGATTCTCGAGACCGAAAGCACAACCACCCCGCATTATCCCATGGCGGGACAGCCGATAAAGAACTGA
- a CDS encoding glycoside hydrolase family 2 protein has translation MKKNFLWITLLAAAGLMAGCKEVDEHTMTVNRDWKFQRLENPDDPADGFQALEFDDSAWTTVDLPHSGYLEPLVITDQWQGVVWYRKDFEVDESLADKKIWLTLEGAMSQSKIWINGELAKEREGGYLPVVVDATDYVKPGQKNTVAIRLDSRDNPYTGPKPMKRLDFCMYSGLYRNVLVTMKEKVYISHPVLADKEAGGGIFITYPEVSAAKSTVQVKTHVVNEKAGPQTIQVAQKVLFKGKTVAEKVSEPVVLKTGKDVELTESFQLSDAPLWSVDEPNLHTMKTTVLVDGKAVDSETTRFGIRKLEFRNGHEFYLNGKKMYLRGTNRHQDYPFIGYALSDAAQYRDAKKIKEAGFNVVRLSHYPHSPAFMDACDELGLLTLDAIMGWQYYLDDDRFREYCYRSSRELVRRDRNRPSVLAWEVSLNETKDMPDSFIEELHRLAHAEYPGDNTFTAGWIDHAWDIFLQARQHRIMHDYHKNLDKPYFVSEYGDWEYYSNNAGLNQDRLDKDRRLEMSSRQARGFGEARLLQQAHNLQEAYNDNLNTHAFGDGYWVFNDYNRGYAEDIEYSGVVDIFRIPKFAYYFYQSQRDPAQGAMAHVASWWTKDSPLNVKVFSNCDEVELFLNGASLGKQKPDTGKNTENLGHPPFTFALSTFKPGTLKAVGYINGKPAAEHLVRTPGKPVKLEIVIDESGIAPQAGVNDTVFAYIQAVDEHGTVDPTYADVVMVEMDGDATVLNTDALMAEAGIATALLQIEDGEGDITLTASSGNLSGSLTFKAE, from the coding sequence ATGAAAAAAAACTTCTTATGGATAACCCTGTTGGCTGCAGCCGGTCTGATGGCCGGATGCAAGGAAGTGGATGAACACACCATGACCGTGAACCGGGACTGGAAATTCCAACGTTTGGAAAATCCGGACGATCCGGCTGACGGTTTCCAGGCATTGGAATTTGATGATTCGGCCTGGACCACAGTGGACCTTCCGCATTCCGGCTATCTGGAGCCACTGGTCATTACGGATCAGTGGCAGGGTGTGGTGTGGTACCGCAAGGATTTCGAGGTGGACGAAAGTCTGGCCGATAAAAAAATCTGGCTGACGCTGGAAGGGGCGATGAGCCAGTCGAAGATCTGGATCAACGGCGAGCTGGCCAAAGAACGCGAAGGCGGTTATCTGCCGGTCGTCGTGGATGCCACGGACTATGTGAAACCCGGGCAAAAGAATACGGTGGCGATTCGGCTCGATAGCCGGGACAATCCGTACACCGGGCCGAAACCGATGAAACGTCTTGATTTCTGCATGTACAGCGGGCTCTACCGCAATGTGCTGGTGACGATGAAGGAGAAGGTCTACATTTCGCATCCGGTATTGGCCGATAAAGAGGCCGGCGGGGGTATCTTTATTACATATCCCGAGGTTTCCGCGGCGAAGTCGACGGTTCAGGTGAAAACACATGTGGTGAATGAAAAAGCCGGTCCGCAGACGATTCAGGTTGCGCAGAAAGTTCTTTTCAAGGGAAAAACGGTGGCGGAAAAAGTCTCGGAGCCGGTGGTGCTTAAAACCGGCAAAGACGTGGAGCTGACCGAAAGTTTCCAGCTGTCGGATGCACCGCTGTGGTCGGTGGATGAGCCGAATTTGCATACCATGAAAACGACGGTGCTGGTGGACGGAAAAGCGGTTGATTCGGAAACAACGCGTTTCGGTATCCGCAAACTGGAGTTTCGCAACGGGCATGAATTCTATCTGAACGGGAAGAAAATGTATTTGCGCGGCACCAACCGTCATCAGGATTATCCGTTCATAGGTTATGCACTTTCCGATGCGGCACAGTATCGGGATGCGAAGAAAATCAAAGAAGCCGGTTTCAATGTGGTTCGTCTTTCGCATTATCCGCATTCGCCGGCGTTCATGGATGCGTGTGATGAGCTGGGTCTGCTGACGCTGGATGCCATCATGGGCTGGCAGTATTATCTGGATGATGACCGCTTCCGTGAATACTGCTATCGCTCTTCACGAGAACTGGTTCGTCGGGACCGGAATCGTCCGAGTGTGCTGGCCTGGGAGGTTTCGCTGAATGAAACGAAGGATATGCCGGACTCCTTTATTGAAGAGCTGCATCGGCTGGCCCATGCGGAATATCCGGGAGACAATACCTTTACTGCGGGCTGGATTGATCATGCCTGGGATATTTTCCTGCAGGCACGTCAGCACCGTATTATGCATGATTATCACAAAAACCTGGATAAGCCTTATTTCGTTTCGGAGTACGGGGACTGGGAATATTATTCCAATAACGCCGGGCTGAATCAGGATCGGCTGGATAAAGACCGCCGTCTTGAGATGAGCAGCCGGCAGGCGCGCGGGTTCGGCGAAGCGCGTTTGCTTCAGCAGGCGCATAACCTGCAGGAAGCATATAACGATAATCTGAATACGCATGCCTTCGGAGACGGCTACTGGGTGTTTAACGATTATAACCGCGGTTACGCCGAAGATATCGAGTATTCCGGCGTGGTGGATATTTTCCGCATTCCGAAGTTTGCTTATTATTTCTACCAGAGCCAGCGTGATCCGGCACAGGGAGCCATGGCACACGTTGCAAGTTGGTGGACCAAGGATTCGCCGCTGAATGTCAAAGTCTTCAGCAACTGCGATGAGGTGGAACTTTTCCTGAACGGGGCTTCACTTGGAAAACAGAAACCGGATACCGGAAAAAATACTGAAAATCTGGGCCATCCGCCGTTTACTTTTGCGCTCAGTACATTCAAGCCGGGCACACTGAAAGCGGTCGGATATATCAATGGAAAACCGGCGGCAGAGCATCTGGTTCGTACTCCGGGAAAACCGGTTAAGCTTGAGATTGTCATCGATGAAAGCGGAATCGCTCCGCAGGCCGGTGTGAATGATACGGTATTTGCCTACATTCAGGCGGTGGATGAACATGGAACGGTGGATCCGACTTATGCGGATGTGGTGATGGTTGAAATGGACGGCGATGCCACGGTGCTTAATACGGATGCTCTTATGGCGGAAGCCGGCATTGCCACCGCCTTGCTGCAAATCGAAGACGGTGAAGGGGATATTACGCTGACGGCTTCATCAGGAAATCTGAGTGGAAGTCTGACGTTTAAGGCGGAGTAA